GCAGCATGGGCTGCAGTACGAGGTCGATAGGCAGACGGATATGCAGCCGTTGATCTACGGGGCTTCAAATATTCCCGAGGCGCTCGATGTGCCTGCTTTTATCACCGATCAGGCGATAGAGATGGTCGATACCTTTTCCCGGCGTGATCAGCCCTTCTTTCTGCATGTCAACCATTGGGGCCCGCACCATCCGTTTTTCGTGCCAGAGGAGGCCCTCGAGTCTTATGAGGATACCGAAATTCCTCCATGGCCAAATTACGAGTGGGACCCGTACCTGCATAGCGGCCCCCACCAGTTAAGAGTGCTCCCGGACCAGAGGAATAAGTCCTGGGATGATTGGGCGAGGCTGCTCCGGTACAAGTATGCGTTTACGTCCTCCATCGACCGGCAGGTGGGCCGCCTCATGCGGCACCTGAGAGAGCAAGAGCTCCTGGATAACACGGTCGTCATTTTTACGAGCGACCATGGTGATCACAGTGGCTCACATGGTGGCTTGATCGACAAGGGTTTTACGCACTTCGAAGAGGCTCTGCATATCCCTCTGATGATACGGATGCCCGATGGGCAGGGTAAGCGCTGTCAGGACCTGGTCTCTCTGGCCGACATCTATGCGACTGTGATTGATGCTGCGGGCATGAGTAGCCCGGCCTCACATGGTCAGTCCTTGGTGAATCCCGCTCTACCGCCGAGAGAGCATGTCGTGACGGAGTTTCATGGACTCAATAGCATGACGCTGTCGATGCGTACGATTCGGGCAGCAGACCTAAAGTATGGCTGGAATTGTGTGGGCGAGGATGAGCTCTATGACCTTTCCGCTGATCCCCACGAGATGCGTAATTTGATCGGTGATCCTGCCTACGCGGCACGCCTGCGGGAAATGCGCCAGAGGCTTTACGACTGGATGGAAGAGACCCGTGACCCCGTACGGGAGCAGTACGCGCGCTATAACGTGTAGCGCCGAGCGCCTGCCGTGCGATCTATCCGTTAACGCAAGCCCGCCGAGGGCCGCGTATCCGCTACCCTCTATTCTGCTTGTTTGCTCAGGATTTCCAGGCCGAGTGCTTTTTGGTTGGCGTGGGTTTGGGTGGACGGTCTTTTCGTGATAGCTCCACTGGGGTCGCCCTTCAGGCCAGCACCCCCTTTACGCAGCTCAACCACAGACGCGACTGCTTGGGCATTTGCTTCCCAGGATGGCTCCATCGTGTCCGAGCCCGGGATGAACTCGCCGAAGGGCGTGCCGACAGCTTCCAGATGCGTGGTGAGGAGTGCCTTCATCTCGTCGAGCTTGGCCGCATACTCCGGGTCTGTGGCCAGGTTATGCGTTTCATGCGGGTCATCCTTCAGGTTATAGAGCTGATCGTGGTCGAAATAATTCGGATACCGGCAAATCATTGCCAGGCTGAGGCCACTGTTCGTCGTATAACCGATTCTGTAAACGGATGAAAGCGGATCATCGGGATCTGCCAGTGCGGCTTTCCAGGTCGGCATTCTGACGGCGATGTATTTCCAGCCATCTTTGACCACGGAGCGTGCCATACCGATCTCGGAGTATACGCCTTCCGGGTGGATTTCAGCCGTGGGGTTGTTGAAAGTTTCAACCAGGCTCTTGCCGTCTGTCCGGTAAGAGTCCGATACCGTCGCCTCCGCCATCTCAAGCAGGGTAGGTGCGATGTCCGCGCTCGAAACATCTGAAAGCACCACCGACGGCTTGATCGACTTGGGGTAGTAGATGAACATTGAGGCGCGCGTACCGCCTTCATAGAGCGTGGATTTTGCCGAGACTCCGTTGTCAGCGACGTAGACGAAAATCGTGTTATCCAGGAGCCCGTCCTGCTCAAGTTTGTCGATCATCACCCTGACGCTCGCATCGATCCAGGCCAGACCCTCATACTTTCTGCTCTTGATCACTTCCTCATCGTACTTGGAGCCGATGCGTTGCTGGATGGTCGAGAATGGCTCAAGCCCTTCGGCCTGAGGGACGGTATCGACGATTCCCTCTCCCGTGAAGTTCGCGTGCGCTGCGGAGTTTGCCCAGTCGGTTGGTCCGTGGACGAGGGTTGTTGCGTAGTAGAGGAAAAACGGCTCTTTATCATCCTTGTTTTCGTCGATGAACTCCAGAGCGGCATCCAGGGTCCAGGCCGGGTTGTGGGCCTTGGTGTTACCGTAGTAGACATGCTTCGCCCAGTCGAAGCCAATCCCCTCCACCACATAGCGTCTGAGGATTTTCTCCGTTCGATACATGGCCTCAGACTGCGCCGGGGTGATGTCGAGTGTTCTCGGCTCGTTGGGAATCTTGATCGCGGGCTTTTCGTTGTCAGGAGTCTCCGCGTATATCTCAGCGTAGCGCTGCCGGTCGGAGCAGTGGAGTTTGCCAACAAAACCTGTACGGTAGCCGCTCTTCGATAGGAGGGCGGCGAGGTTCTGCCCGTCGTCTTCGACGCCGAGGTTGAACTCGGGTGAGCCCTGACTGTTATTCTCCAAGACCTTTTTGTATTGGCTGCTGTAGGATGAGCCAGGGTAGCGTCCCGTCAGCATCGTGTATCTCGATGGCGTGCAGACTGAGGTCGTCAGGTAGGCGTTCTGAAAGGTTGCACCACTGCGGGACAGGCGGTCAATGGTCGGGGCGACGTCGGCCGGAATCGTCTCAAATGCGGCGGTCGGCATCAGGTCGAAATCGTGATCATCCGAAACGAAGAAAATAATATTGGGGCGGTCAGTGGCCTGCAGGCTGAGAGTAGCGAGGCAACATCCGATAAGGCAGAACTTGGAAAATAACGTCATGGCTAAGGCAGAATTGATTGCGCTCCATTGTCTTGAGATCGCTCCGGGAGCGAAAGCCATTTCCTATTCACACAGAACAGTTGCTGGATTTCTGGGGTGTCGGTGACTTCGCGGTACTCTCGATCACAGATGTTTTACGGATATGCGTGGGCTTCTGCTGGGGCGCAGGCGTTTCAGTCATTTTGCCTGACACAAAAAAGCCGCAGCACTCGGCTGCGGCTCAGAAAGGTATTCAGGGATTACCCAATGATCGGGTCAGGCCTTGAGCCGGCGGCGCAGGATCACAACACCGAGGACTGCCAGCCCGCCAAGCGCGGCATAGGTCGAAGGCTCGGGGATCGCGCCCGTCACACTTGCCCAGCTGTCTCCGAAGACCACGTCGTCAAACAACACATAGGTGTCATTGTCATCTGTCCCGATAAAGTGAGTGCGGGCTTTTAAGCCAATAATCTCGCTACTCCCCATGCCTGTGCCGAGGAAAGTCTCCTCAACCATGGTACCGCTACCCTCAGTCGTTGACGCGTTTAGCCATGTGGTCGCAGTCGTGTAGCGGCCGAGCGTTTCATCCCAGCCGCCGTAGCGGATGACGAGGAAGTACGTGGTGTAATAGTTCAGGATGCCGCTACTAGCTGCCCGGTTGGCGTCACCGACGCGCGCAATCGTGGTCGGGCCGTTCACGCCACCGAGTGTGAGGTTCGTGGTCGCAGTGCCATCCGAGTCGCTGGCACCCCAGCTGAAAAATGCCGACTCAGAAGCTGTACCAATAATGGGGCTTTGGCTCGTCGATGTGCCATTGTTGACCTGAAAGATCATGCTGGCGTAGTAGTCCTGGCCACCTGTCTGAGCTTCGGAGAAAACATTACGGCTCAGAGCGGTGTACCCGGCTGTTGTCACCTCCAGTGCGTTGCCGCCACCGCGGCTGATGCCGCCTGCGCTATAACTGATGCCAGAGTCGGTCACGTTTGCCGTGACCGTGCTGCCCCAGGCATTATTCCATCCGGAGCCACCGTTTTGGCCACCGATGGCGCTGTCAGCCGCATAGCTGTCAAAGGTGTCCCACGCCAGCTGGGCTTGGCAGGTGCCCATCAGGGCAAGAGCGCCGACGGAAAAGGCAAAAATAGAGCGAATACTTAAACGTTGGGGCAATCTCATAGTCGGGGTAGGGCTAATATTTGCAACTTTAGCCGGTCGTGCGTCGATTTGACCGGCACATGGGGTATATATGCTAGACGACGTTAACCTAATGATACTGCCTTTTTAAGACAAGCAGAATTCGCGTTATTGAGACGCTGGCATCTGGCTGGAGAGCCTACGGCTGCAACCACAGCCTCCGAGCGGACGTGCTGTGGGTATTGGGTTCAGGTCACGAGGCCGTGTCTGGCTCTCGTCCATGCCCTAAGCGGACGCTCCGAAGAGACTCATCGCCAGTGAGCGTCTGCCTTTGAGGGCGTCCGCATCTATGTGCTCCCGCGTCGATAGCGAGAGAGCTCGTGGGTAGGGTCTCCCTGTCCCCGGGAGGTTCTATGCCTCTATATTGAACGTGGTGTCGTCCAGATGAAGGTTCTTAACGTGCTGGAAGACCGGGTAGGGCGGCTCTTGCTGGCCGGTGACGGTGAAGCTGCAGTGGTTAAAAGAGATGTCCTGGATGATTGCATCCTCGCGCCCAACCACGATGGGAAAGAGCTCGCTGGTGGCAGATATGTTGGAAAAGTGGATA
This genomic interval from Ruficoccus sp. ZRK36 contains the following:
- a CDS encoding sulfatase-like hydrolase/transferase gives rise to the protein MTPTPGKNIVLIVTDEQNLAECAAYGATPCKTPHLDQLAAESVLFENAYTSCPLCSPARGTVVTGLYPHAHGVTCNTEDTGCCVQELNDSPDLLPRVLSGGGYSCGFTGKWHLGTTKGNLYNNGRNPALPTDFGYEGYDYPGHGGIGIGYDQFKEHLKQHGLQYEVDRQTDMQPLIYGASNIPEALDVPAFITDQAIEMVDTFSRRDQPFFLHVNHWGPHHPFFVPEEALESYEDTEIPPWPNYEWDPYLHSGPHQLRVLPDQRNKSWDDWARLLRYKYAFTSSIDRQVGRLMRHLREQELLDNTVVIFTSDHGDHSGSHGGLIDKGFTHFEEALHIPLMIRMPDGQGKRCQDLVSLADIYATVIDAAGMSSPASHGQSLVNPALPPREHVVTEFHGLNSMTLSMRTIRAADLKYGWNCVGEDELYDLSADPHEMRNLIGDPAYAARLREMRQRLYDWMEETRDPVREQYARYNV
- a CDS encoding sulfatase-like hydrolase/transferase; this translates as MTLFSKFCLIGCCLATLSLQATDRPNIIFFVSDDHDFDLMPTAAFETIPADVAPTIDRLSRSGATFQNAYLTTSVCTPSRYTMLTGRYPGSSYSSQYKKVLENNSQGSPEFNLGVEDDGQNLAALLSKSGYRTGFVGKLHCSDRQRYAEIYAETPDNEKPAIKIPNEPRTLDITPAQSEAMYRTEKILRRYVVEGIGFDWAKHVYYGNTKAHNPAWTLDAALEFIDENKDDKEPFFLYYATTLVHGPTDWANSAAHANFTGEGIVDTVPQAEGLEPFSTIQQRIGSKYDEEVIKSRKYEGLAWIDASVRVMIDKLEQDGLLDNTIFVYVADNGVSAKSTLYEGGTRASMFIYYPKSIKPSVVLSDVSSADIAPTLLEMAEATVSDSYRTDGKSLVETFNNPTAEIHPEGVYSEIGMARSVVKDGWKYIAVRMPTWKAALADPDDPLSSVYRIGYTTNSGLSLAMICRYPNYFDHDQLYNLKDDPHETHNLATDPEYAAKLDEMKALLTTHLEAVGTPFGEFIPGSDTMEPSWEANAQAVASVVELRKGGAGLKGDPSGAITKRPSTQTHANQKALGLEILSKQAE
- a CDS encoding PEP-CTERM sorting domain-containing protein, which translates into the protein MRLPQRLSIRSIFAFSVGALALMGTCQAQLAWDTFDSYAADSAIGGQNGGSGWNNAWGSTVTANVTDSGISYSAGGISRGGGNALEVTTAGYTALSRNVFSEAQTGGQDYYASMIFQVNNGTSTSQSPIIGTASESAFFSWGASDSDGTATTNLTLGGVNGPTTIARVGDANRAASSGILNYYTTYFLVIRYGGWDETLGRYTTATTWLNASTTEGSGTMVEETFLGTGMGSSEIIGLKARTHFIGTDDNDTYVLFDDVVFGDSWASVTGAIPEPSTYAALGGLAVLGVVILRRRLKA